A segment of the Desulfocurvus vexinensis DSM 17965 genome:
TCCGGAGGGCGTTGTTGTTCTTTCTCCCATGCAATGCTTCCTTCAGGTGTTGATCAAGACGGAGTTCGTTGAGCGAATGATGATGTTTCCGGCCACCCCATCCATGAACACGAGGCTGCCGGACTTGTCGGTGGCGCTGATGCTCTCCTGGCCGGGCGCGGCGTTCATGCGCACCACCTGACCGGCCTTGTCGGTGAGCCGGATCTGCTCGGCGGCGGCGGTGGAATCGACGAGGATTTCCTGGGTGCCGTTGAGCCCCCAGATATGAACCTTCTCCCGGCCCTTGGTGGTGTCGATGAGGATCTTCTGCCAGCGGGAGCGGCCCTTGTCGCACGAAAGGATGTGGACCTTCTCCTTGTCCTGCCAGGCTTCGAGGATCACCTGCTGGCGGCAGAGGTCGGTGAGCTGGATGCGGGCGCGGGAGCCGACGATCTGCGAGGCGATGTCGAGCTGGTCGCCTTTCTCGGCGTCCTTCGTGCCGCGCCGCAGGGCGTTGCCGCTCTGCATCTCCGGCTTCACCTTCCCTTCCATGGTGAGGATCTGTCCGGTGCGGTCGATGATCCGCAGCAGCTCGTCGCCGTCGCGGTCATCGGCCAGAATGGTGTGGCCGGTTTCGGTCTTGAGCAGGACCTTCAGGCGAGGACAGTAATACGGCGGATGGCCGTGGTACTTCTTGTGTTCGAGATCGTCGTGCCGGTTGGCCTGATGCTCGACCTTGTCCTCACAGTCATGGCAGAAGGCATTCGCGCAGGTGCGCTTGGATTCCTCGGGTTGCTCGCCGGGATTGCTCTTGGCCAGCCAGACCCCGGTCCAGATCGGATACTGGACTACGCCGCCCTCGAACTCGGCCCAGACCGAGGCCCCTTCCTCGGGGACCAGGAACATGCCGGTGTCGTCGTTGCCGCCGTAGGGAAAACAGGGCGCGGCCCATTCGGACCAGTTCTCCCGCCCGCTGCCGAGCACGGCGGGGATTTCCAGACGGACCCGGCCGAGGCGTTCGGGGTCGTTGTTGTCGCGCACGAAGGCCCGGTACTTC
Coding sequences within it:
- a CDS encoding phage baseplate assembly protein V yields the protein MLETRDRQSEERFRNRWYGKYRAFVRDNNDPERLGRVRLEIPAVLGSGRENWSEWAAPCFPYGGNDDTGMFLVPEEGASVWAEFEGGVVQYPIWTGVWLAKSNPGEQPEESKRTCANAFCHDCEDKVEHQANRHDDLEHKKYHGHPPYYCPRLKVLLKTETGHTILADDRDGDELLRIIDRTGQILTMEGKVKPEMQSGNALRRGTKDAEKGDQLDIASQIVGSRARIQLTDLCRQQVILEAWQDKEKVHILSCDKGRSRWQKILIDTTKGREKVHIWGLNGTQEILVDSTAAAEQIRLTDKAGQVVRMNAAPGQESISATDKSGSLVFMDGVAGNIIIRSTNSVLINT